One part of the Candidatus Borreliella tachyglossi genome encodes these proteins:
- the mfd gene encoding transcription-repair coupling factor, which yields MNIYKELTSQLRDNHNLNKMQQLIEKNLPFTLVGYEGFFKAFLINKIKEYSSSNKVILIVQNENILDEIKHDLIQITAQIYELNYFSPLVYKGISSKTKIFSERVKFLINFYENNPGIYLVSLKSLLSKIPSKENLLKNIYKIKIGQTIHIETLERQLKRLGYEQATRVTLPGEFTLKGEVIDIYSFDKKKPIRISLQFNKLEGIKPFNPLTQLTEGNELSKFEIIPKKEVVWDIATMNKLKQQIKTNEYSKLFEDIQTKHDSRAEEIFYPLIGDTYLSQEINIDTPIINFEILNFKEEIKKVHKEYETLYSQAIESGKRTIAPKEIFINPKDFKLKNNILFSKPESIQTEELIEFKIESKRSFLSNIALAKEELTNWLNNGFRVIIAAESESQKEKLKYIFKDLPKIIIEVLKISSSLIKAKEKIAIILESDIFNRQQKMNKNFESSKTKIIDSFVEVEKNSYVVHINHGIGIFRKIKRIKTSLLEKDYIEIEYADDEKLFIPIEQTHLIQKYIGSVDQNISLDKISSKTWDKKKTYTKKRIDAIADKLVALYSERENIQGYKYPKDNEWQLLFESEFPYDETPDQLTAISEIKSDMMSYKVMDRLLCGDVGFGKTEVAMRAAFKAVMGGKQVAILSPTTILTEQHFNTLKRRFKNFPIKIVIMSRFTKTAKEREIIKNLAIGELDIIIGTHKLLSSKLIYKNLGLIIIDEEQKFGVKEKEKLKEIKASVDCLSLSATPIPRSLHMSLIKLRDISVLRIPPKNRIRIETYVEEFSELLIKHAIENELSRDGQVFFVHHNIKELDSIKVILEKIVPYARIATIHAKLTGDQIENIMHDFINKSYQILLATTIIENGIDIENANTIIINNANRFGLSQLYQLKGRVGRSSQKAFAYLLYKENSSLNENAIERLRAISEFSELGAGFKIAMKDMEIRGVGNLLGKEQHGEIESIGLDYYLTMLNKAIEKRMGKSSKENETIIEINYNGFIPDSYVDSEQDKILIYKKISGIQSEEENKKIRSEIHDRFGPIPQELNILLILSELKILAKRLNIASLKERNGLLEIEYVDIESIPTKKIMSIINANPTMLKINPKYKNSIFLNLTNIQESDKIHCIYKNLNLLLK from the coding sequence ATGAATATATATAAAGAATTAACTTCCCAACTCAGAGATAATCATAATTTAAACAAAATGCAGCAACTCATTGAAAAAAATTTACCCTTTACATTAGTAGGATATGAAGGATTTTTTAAGGCTTTTTTAATCAACAAAATAAAAGAATATAGTAGCAGTAATAAAGTGATTCTAATAGTTCAAAATGAAAATATCTTAGATGAAATTAAACATGATTTAATTCAAATTACAGCTCAAATATACGAACTTAACTATTTCAGTCCTCTTGTATATAAAGGGATTAGTTCAAAAACTAAAATCTTTAGCGAGCGAGTAAAATTTCTAATCAATTTTTATGAAAATAATCCTGGAATTTATCTTGTTTCCCTAAAATCCCTACTTAGCAAAATTCCTAGCAAGGAAAATCTACTTAAAAACATTTATAAAATTAAGATAGGGCAAACAATACATATAGAAACGCTTGAAAGACAGCTTAAAAGACTAGGATATGAACAAGCAACAAGAGTTACGCTACCTGGAGAATTTACATTAAAGGGAGAAGTAATAGATATATATTCATTTGATAAGAAAAAGCCAATAAGAATCTCACTACAGTTTAATAAACTAGAAGGAATTAAACCCTTTAATCCCTTAACTCAATTAACAGAAGGTAATGAACTTTCCAAATTTGAAATCATACCTAAAAAGGAAGTTGTTTGGGATATTGCAACCATGAACAAATTAAAACAGCAAATAAAAACAAATGAATACAGCAAATTATTTGAGGACATTCAAACAAAACATGATTCAAGAGCAGAAGAGATATTCTATCCATTGATAGGAGACACCTACTTAAGCCAAGAAATAAATATAGATACTCCTATTATAAATTTTGAAATTTTAAATTTTAAAGAAGAAATCAAAAAAGTTCACAAAGAGTATGAAACGCTTTACAGTCAAGCAATAGAATCGGGCAAAAGAACAATTGCACCAAAAGAAATTTTTATCAATCCAAAAGACTTTAAATTAAAAAATAATATTCTTTTCTCCAAACCTGAAAGCATCCAAACAGAAGAGCTAATAGAATTCAAAATTGAGAGCAAGCGTAGTTTTTTGTCGAATATTGCACTTGCTAAGGAAGAACTAACAAACTGGTTAAATAACGGATTTAGAGTAATCATTGCAGCAGAATCTGAATCACAAAAAGAAAAATTAAAATATATATTCAAAGATCTACCAAAAATCATAATTGAAGTTCTAAAAATTTCTAGCTCTCTTATAAAAGCTAAAGAAAAAATAGCTATTATTCTTGAATCAGATATATTCAATAGACAACAAAAAATGAATAAAAATTTTGAATCATCAAAAACAAAAATTATTGATTCATTTGTAGAAGTTGAAAAAAATAGCTACGTTGTTCACATAAATCACGGAATTGGAATATTCAGGAAGATAAAAAGAATTAAAACAAGTCTTCTTGAGAAAGACTATATTGAAATTGAATATGCAGATGATGAAAAATTATTTATTCCAATTGAACAAACACACCTTATTCAAAAATATATTGGAAGTGTTGATCAAAACATTTCATTAGATAAAATCAGTTCAAAAACCTGGGATAAGAAAAAAACTTATACAAAAAAAAGAATTGATGCAATTGCCGATAAACTAGTTGCACTTTACTCAGAGAGAGAAAACATTCAAGGATACAAATATCCCAAAGACAATGAATGGCAATTATTATTTGAATCAGAATTTCCATACGATGAAACTCCAGACCAATTAACTGCAATCTCAGAAATAAAATCAGACATGATGAGCTACAAAGTAATGGATAGACTTTTATGCGGTGACGTTGGATTTGGAAAAACTGAGGTAGCAATGAGAGCCGCATTTAAAGCTGTAATGGGGGGTAAGCAAGTAGCAATACTTTCTCCAACAACAATTCTTACAGAACAACACTTTAATACACTTAAGCGAAGATTCAAAAATTTTCCAATCAAAATTGTAATTATGAGTAGATTTACAAAAACGGCAAAAGAAAGAGAAATTATTAAAAACTTAGCCATAGGAGAACTCGACATAATAATTGGAACACACAAACTACTGTCCAGTAAACTAATATATAAAAATTTAGGACTCATTATAATTGATGAAGAGCAAAAATTCGGTGTGAAAGAAAAAGAGAAACTAAAAGAAATAAAAGCTTCTGTTGACTGTCTTTCCCTATCGGCAACACCAATTCCAAGATCTCTTCATATGTCACTCATTAAATTAAGAGACATTTCCGTTTTAAGAATCCCGCCAAAAAACAGGATTAGAATAGAAACTTACGTAGAAGAATTCAGTGAACTATTAATTAAGCATGCAATTGAGAATGAACTTTCCCGAGATGGGCAAGTTTTTTTTGTGCATCACAATATCAAAGAATTAGATTCAATAAAAGTAATATTAGAGAAAATAGTTCCCTATGCAAGAATTGCAACTATTCATGCCAAGCTTACAGGGGATCAAATTGAAAATATTATGCACGACTTTATAAATAAATCATACCAGATACTCCTAGCAACAACAATAATTGAGAATGGAATAGATATTGAAAATGCAAATACAATAATAATTAACAATGCTAACAGATTTGGTCTCTCGCAATTATATCAACTAAAGGGAAGAGTTGGAAGAAGCTCTCAGAAAGCCTTTGCGTATCTTTTATATAAAGAAAATTCGAGCTTAAACGAAAACGCCATTGAAAGATTAAGAGCAATCTCTGAATTTTCAGAACTTGGAGCAGGATTCAAAATTGCAATGAAAGACATGGAAATAAGAGGTGTTGGAAATCTACTTGGCAAAGAACAACACGGTGAGATTGAATCTATTGGTCTAGATTACTACTTAACAATGCTAAACAAAGCAATTGAAAAGCGAATGGGAAAGAGTTCTAAAGAAAATGAAACCATTATTGAAATTAACTACAATGGATTTATCCCTGATAGCTATGTAGATAGTGAACAAGATAAAATATTAATCTACAAAAAAATCTCAGGCATTCAAAGCGAGGAAGAAAATAAAAAAATAAGATCTGAAATTCATGATCGATTTGGACCAATTCCACAAGAATTAAACATTTTACTTATACTATCAGAATTAAAAATACTTGCAAAAAGACTCAATATTGCCAGCCTTAAAGAAAGAAATGGGTTGCTAGAAATTGAATATGTAGACATCGAAAGCATCCCTACCAAAAAAATAATGAGCATCATAAACGCTAATCCTACTATGCTCAAAATAAACCCAAAATATAAAAATTCTATTTTCCTAAACCTAACAAATATTCAAGAATCAGATAAAATTCATTGTATATACAAAAATCTCAATTTATTATTAAAATAA
- a CDS encoding LysM peptidoglycan-binding domain-containing protein, with translation MIIPFRILGLRRNINSFIVEIKGISIFLWIISSASLYANFKHEVVKGDTLYSISLKYRVPIKELKRVNNLSSENIKLGHVLIIPSSFDMNKNVAEKKKSKKHSVRRNVNLKTHVVKSDDTIDDISKRYKINKKELMAWNNLDSRNLQVGSKLILDEPDFLKPYIVKKGDSLSELAVYFDISIKDIIRLNSLEDQNLIIGQKLYIKKASGDINFHYVKRGDTLGKISYIYGVTAKHLVRLNGERAINLKADSILDVSKIVEENLGSFKISKSKIDKRSNDKFISHRVSVGETLYSIARKYGVLLEELKSWNNLSGNNIFHNQELKIYDKRVDSNVASTDLKEPLKPNSSKSKVRAIANIHSAKSKKLDLDFSSVVRKRDTFDISALVVLDPKIPIFEVNGDFYYWYKPKKISQPSEFYSEDWHSPLNSYKKASQLFKSFENLVKSRSVKNNKLKNKLIIIDPGHGGLDPGAIVKSRDGLGNEIFVVEDEYVYDIALRLYVYLKEYGANIEMTILAPDHLIRDSVSANNTFVNVKNEVYNDYDLNKNDTVDSWISGTQEGLRKRLSVVRKFINKYKNIKDKDILYISLHADNSIGAPRSMGFYYQYDEKSSDSHSKAIIEKVTKGLKRSFYIKGQNLYVLKNNAVKTKFLVEVRNLAFDEEAWAIRSSKLRDQDSRILADVILKILSQD, from the coding sequence ATGATTATACCGTTCAGAATACTGGGATTAAGGAGAAATATTAATTCCTTTATTGTGGAAATCAAAGGAATTAGCATTTTTTTATGGATAATAAGTTCTGCAAGTTTATATGCTAATTTTAAACATGAAGTGGTTAAGGGCGATACCTTATATTCGATTTCGCTTAAGTATAGAGTTCCAATAAAAGAACTTAAAAGGGTAAATAATCTTAGTTCTGAGAATATTAAATTAGGACATGTATTAATTATTCCAAGTTCTTTCGATATGAACAAAAATGTTGCCGAGAAGAAGAAAAGTAAGAAACATAGTGTAAGGCGTAATGTTAACTTAAAAACTCATGTTGTTAAATCTGACGATACGATTGACGATATATCAAAAAGATATAAAATTAATAAAAAGGAATTAATGGCTTGGAATAATTTAGATTCTAGAAACCTTCAAGTTGGTTCTAAGTTAATTTTAGATGAACCGGACTTTTTAAAGCCATATATAGTCAAAAAGGGTGATTCTCTTTCAGAACTTGCTGTGTATTTTGATATTAGTATTAAGGATATTATAAGATTAAATTCTTTGGAGGATCAAAATTTAATAATTGGGCAAAAGTTATATATAAAAAAAGCTTCAGGTGATATTAATTTTCATTATGTAAAGCGAGGAGATACACTTGGTAAGATTTCATATATTTATGGTGTTACCGCAAAGCATCTTGTTCGTCTTAATGGTGAACGAGCAATAAATTTGAAGGCAGATTCGATTTTAGATGTTTCGAAAATTGTTGAAGAAAATTTGGGAAGTTTTAAAATTTCAAAATCAAAGATCGATAAACGAAGCAATGATAAATTTATATCTCATAGGGTATCTGTTGGTGAAACATTATACAGTATTGCGCGTAAATATGGAGTTTTGCTTGAAGAGCTTAAAAGTTGGAATAATTTAAGTGGAAATAATATCTTTCACAATCAAGAACTTAAAATTTATGATAAACGTGTCGATTCAAATGTTGCGAGCACAGATCTAAAGGAGCCTTTAAAACCTAATAGTTCTAAGAGTAAAGTTAGAGCTATTGCAAATATTCATTCTGCTAAGAGCAAGAAGTTAGATTTAGATTTTTCCAGTGTTGTAAGAAAGAGAGATACTTTTGATATTAGTGCTTTAGTTGTTCTGGATCCTAAAATACCGATATTTGAAGTTAATGGAGATTTTTATTATTGGTATAAACCTAAAAAAATAAGTCAGCCCAGTGAGTTCTATTCAGAAGATTGGCACTCACCTTTAAATTCTTATAAAAAAGCTAGTCAGCTTTTTAAAAGTTTTGAAAATCTTGTAAAATCTAGATCAGTTAAGAATAATAAGCTTAAAAATAAGTTAATAATTATTGATCCTGGACATGGAGGACTTGACCCTGGTGCTATTGTTAAATCTAGGGATGGACTTGGTAATGAAATTTTTGTCGTTGAAGATGAATATGTTTATGATATTGCCTTAAGGCTTTATGTATATCTTAAAGAATATGGAGCTAATATTGAGATGACTATTTTAGCCCCTGATCATTTAATTAGAGACAGTGTATCTGCTAATAATACATTTGTTAATGTTAAGAATGAAGTTTATAATGATTATGATTTAAATAAAAATGATACAGTTGACTCTTGGATAAGCGGTACTCAAGAAGGCTTGAGAAAAAGATTATCTGTTGTTAGAAAATTTATAAATAAGTATAAAAATATTAAAGATAAAGATATACTCTATATTAGCTTGCATGCCGATAATAGTATTGGCGCACCTCGAAGTATGGGATTTTATTATCAATATGACGAAAAGAGTTCTGATTCACATTCTAAGGCTATTATTGAAAAGGTGACAAAAGGTTTAAAGAGAAGCTTCTACATTAAGGGACAAAATCTTTATGTGCTAAAAAATAATGCTGTTAAGACTAAATTTTTAGTTGAAGTTAGAAATTTGGCATTTGATGAGGAGGCTTGGGCAATTAGGTCTTCTAAGCTTAGAGATCAGGATTCGAGAATTCTTGCTGATGTTATTTTGAAAATATTATCACAGGATTGA
- the rnmV gene encoding ribonuclease M5, whose product MEQLKEIIVVEGKDDAKRIKELFKCIIVETGGIYLKAETINMLKRAIVKNGIIIFTDSDKAGELIRRQILKRVGYLNKDKIKHAHLQSKNREVEASSKLEIRKILKKIGTFSHETYKEHLSLNDLIELGITGSQSKERRSKVQKHFNLGSGNTKKLLERINYFEIKRKEIEEIIQ is encoded by the coding sequence CTGGAACAATTAAAAGAAATAATTGTCGTTGAGGGCAAAGATGATGCTAAGAGAATAAAAGAATTATTTAAGTGTATTATAGTTGAAACTGGTGGAATTTATCTTAAAGCAGAAACTATTAATATGTTAAAGAGAGCAATAGTAAAAAATGGAATAATTATTTTCACTGATAGCGACAAAGCCGGCGAATTAATTAGAAGACAAATACTTAAAAGAGTGGGGTATTTAAACAAAGATAAAATCAAACATGCTCACCTTCAAAGTAAGAATAGAGAGGTTGAAGCATCTTCTAAACTTGAGATAAGAAAAATCCTAAAAAAGATAGGCACTTTTTCGCATGAAACATACAAAGAACATTTAAGTTTAAATGATTTAATAGAACTTGGCATTACAGGAAGTCAATCTAAAGAAAGAAGATCAAAAGTGCAAAAACACTTCAACCTAGGAAGCGGAAACACTAAGAAACTACTTGAAAGAATTAACTACTTTGAAATAAAACGAAAAGAAATAGAGGAAATAATTCAATAA
- a CDS encoding M18 family aminopeptidase produces the protein MMDDTTLDISYFQNLLDYSLTPYHLVNYIEQKLVHYLNAKELKLNEQWKLKTGYYYVKKEGTSLISFNINTDKIHEPFLIAAAHSDSPGLKLKIESNKQKGNVFSNHIEVYGGPIISTWTDRDLNLAGVVYFNKNGIIRSELITVENIGIIPNAAIHLNRKINEGFTYDTHENIVIITSFQKSIKDTILEKLQILAKDFLSCDLIFTASEPSKIIGSDGEFLASKNLDNKSGCHAIMNAFIHTNNNNNKIAVFFDNEEIGSLTSRGADSGLLTEILERIDYALNLGREEHLIKLNKSFNISMDGAHGIHPGYICKHDPSYQTSLGKGVTIKSNANFKYATTANGWAKLKALAIKNNIKIQEILMKANASSGTTIGPISNAQTGIETIDIGTPMWAMHSLRETVAISDHIEAIKLLRSFFENWS, from the coding sequence ATAATGGACGACACCACCTTAGATATATCATATTTCCAAAATTTATTAGATTACAGCTTAACTCCATACCACTTAGTAAACTACATCGAGCAAAAATTGGTGCATTATCTTAATGCAAAGGAATTAAAACTTAATGAGCAATGGAAATTAAAAACAGGGTATTACTATGTCAAAAAAGAAGGCACAAGTCTTATCTCATTTAATATCAATACTGATAAAATACATGAGCCCTTCTTAATAGCAGCCGCACACTCTGATAGTCCTGGGTTAAAACTTAAAATAGAATCTAACAAGCAAAAGGGTAATGTATTCTCTAATCACATTGAAGTTTATGGAGGTCCAATAATTTCAACTTGGACTGACAGAGACTTAAACTTAGCAGGGGTTGTATATTTTAATAAAAATGGAATCATTCGTTCAGAACTCATAACAGTTGAGAATATTGGAATCATACCCAATGCTGCAATTCACTTAAATCGAAAGATCAATGAAGGTTTTACATATGATACTCATGAGAATATTGTAATTATTACAAGTTTTCAAAAAAGCATTAAAGATACAATACTAGAAAAATTGCAAATACTAGCAAAAGATTTTCTATCATGTGATTTAATATTCACAGCATCTGAACCTTCTAAAATTATAGGCAGCGATGGTGAATTTTTAGCATCAAAAAACCTCGATAACAAATCTGGATGCCATGCTATCATGAATGCATTTATTCATACAAATAACAATAACAATAAAATAGCTGTATTTTTCGACAATGAAGAAATCGGATCTTTAACTTCAAGAGGTGCTGATTCGGGGCTATTGACAGAAATATTAGAAAGAATTGACTATGCTTTAAACTTGGGAAGAGAAGAACATCTAATAAAGTTGAATAAATCATTCAACATTTCAATGGATGGTGCACATGGTATTCATCCAGGATACATCTGTAAGCATGACCCAAGTTATCAAACAAGTCTAGGAAAAGGCGTAACTATTAAAAGCAATGCTAATTTTAAATATGCAACAACAGCAAATGGATGGGCAAAACTCAAGGCATTAGCCATAAAAAATAATATTAAAATTCAAGAAATACTAATGAAAGCAAATGCTAGTTCCGGAACCACAATTGGCCCAATTTCAAACGCACAAACAGGTATCGAAACTATAGACATTGGAACTCCAATGTGGGCAATGCACTCTTTGCGAGAAACTGTTGCAATATCAGATCATATAGAAGCAATAAAACTACTTAGATCATTCTTCGAAAATTGGAGTTAA
- a CDS encoding fructose-specific PTS transporter subunit EIIC, with protein MKNLFSKNLISLNYEAKNKNDVIEKMTDMLNEHGYLNDRETFIKEIKNREELNGTGLEEHIAMPHAKGNFVNKHGIAILRVKGEGFDFSASDDKLSKLFFMMAVPEKITGNAHIKVISYLNNIFNNDALRQEIMTTNNTDKFLEVLLNSNTEQTINESNSKDFILAVTACPVGIAHTYMAADSLRRAAAELNIEIKVETNGSSGIDNVINEDEIKRAKGVIIASGKAVQKERFNGKPLIEVGVKDGIHKAKELIQNILDSKAQIYKSKTIQNESEKITKTGNVYKHLMNGVSFMLPFVVSGGIVIAISFMFGIKAFDPNDSSYNKIADILMQIGGSNAFFLMIPILAGYISFSIAERPGLAPGMITGLMMSKGNAGFLGGILAGFIAGYVTLGIKSISAKIVPQKLSGINPVLIYPFFSVIISGFLIYFLLAPIAFINISITSMLNSLSGTNMALLGALLGGMMAIDMGGPINKAAYAFGIAMITAENYIPHASVMVGGMIPPLGVALATSIFKNKFSKEEKETGKVCYVLGACFITEGVIPLAAADPLKVIPVCMLGSSIGGFLSAFFKVKLMAPHGGIFILPIVTNPLMWIISILVGSTITAILLGLIKRDRN; from the coding sequence ATGAAAAATTTGTTTTCCAAAAACTTAATATCATTGAATTATGAGGCTAAAAATAAAAATGATGTCATTGAAAAAATGACCGACATGCTTAATGAACACGGATATCTGAACGATAGAGAGACTTTTATCAAAGAAATTAAAAACCGAGAAGAACTAAACGGAACAGGTCTTGAAGAACACATCGCAATGCCACATGCAAAGGGCAATTTCGTTAACAAACATGGAATAGCCATACTCCGAGTTAAAGGCGAAGGATTTGATTTTAGTGCTTCTGATGATAAACTCTCAAAATTGTTTTTTATGATGGCCGTTCCTGAAAAAATCACAGGCAATGCTCATATTAAAGTAATATCCTATCTTAATAACATATTTAATAATGATGCTCTAAGGCAAGAAATTATGACTACAAACAACACAGATAAATTTTTAGAAGTCCTACTAAATAGCAATACAGAGCAAACAATCAATGAATCTAACTCTAAAGATTTTATTTTAGCAGTAACAGCCTGTCCTGTAGGGATTGCTCACACATACATGGCAGCCGATAGTCTAAGACGTGCAGCAGCGGAACTAAATATAGAGATAAAAGTAGAAACCAATGGTTCTAGTGGTATTGATAATGTAATCAACGAAGATGAAATAAAAAGAGCAAAGGGTGTCATTATAGCATCTGGTAAAGCTGTGCAAAAAGAAAGGTTTAATGGTAAACCACTAATTGAGGTTGGTGTTAAAGACGGCATACATAAAGCAAAAGAACTAATACAAAACATTCTGGATAGCAAAGCACAAATTTACAAAAGCAAAACAATACAAAACGAGAGTGAAAAAATCACAAAAACAGGTAATGTATATAAACATTTAATGAATGGTGTATCATTTATGCTTCCATTTGTGGTCTCAGGAGGAATAGTAATTGCAATATCATTCATGTTTGGAATTAAAGCTTTTGACCCAAATGACTCAAGCTATAATAAGATAGCAGATATTTTAATGCAAATCGGCGGTAGTAATGCCTTTTTCTTAATGATTCCCATACTTGCTGGATATATCTCATTTAGCATAGCTGAACGTCCTGGACTTGCACCTGGAATGATTACAGGATTAATGATGAGTAAAGGAAATGCAGGCTTCTTAGGTGGAATTCTAGCAGGATTTATTGCAGGATATGTAACTTTAGGTATAAAGTCAATAAGTGCCAAAATAGTACCACAAAAACTAAGTGGCATAAACCCTGTTTTAATCTACCCTTTTTTCTCGGTAATAATATCAGGCTTTTTAATATATTTCTTACTAGCACCAATCGCATTTATTAATATCTCAATAACAAGTATGCTAAACTCGCTTAGCGGAACAAATATGGCGCTACTGGGTGCACTGCTTGGCGGAATGATGGCAATAGACATGGGTGGCCCTATAAACAAAGCGGCCTACGCATTTGGAATTGCAATGATAACTGCAGAAAATTATATTCCTCATGCAAGCGTAATGGTCGGAGGAATGATCCCTCCACTTGGTGTTGCACTTGCAACTAGCATTTTCAAAAACAAGTTCTCAAAAGAAGAGAAAGAAACTGGAAAAGTTTGTTACGTTCTAGGTGCATGTTTCATAACAGAAGGAGTAATTCCCCTAGCAGCAGCAGATCCTTTAAAGGTAATACCCGTCTGCATGTTAGGCTCATCCATCGGAGGATTTTTATCTGCATTCTTTAAAGTAAAACTTATGGCTCCACATGGCGGAATCTTTATTCTTCCTATAGTAACTAACCCCTTAATGTGGATAATATCCATCTTAGTAGGTAGCACAATAACAGCAATATTATTAGGCCTCATTAAAAGAGATAGGAATTAG
- the pfkB gene encoding 1-phosphofructokinase, whose amino-acid sequence MIYTLTLNPAIDYKIVVDGFQKGCLNHALSSNFLAGGKGINVSSVLKNFETESIACGFLGGFTGDYIKCSLDLRGIKNDFIKIAEHTRINIKMMSDGEETEINGNSPAILESDFKYLIKIFKNIDKDILIMSGSIPTSLGANAYNEIAKNLSSNAQLIIDTSGIALQKAVELKPFLIKPNIHELEELLGIKLSSRQDVVKGGYSLIERGVQNIIVSMGGDGAVFISDKETYIASVPKINSISTIGAGDSVVAGFVHAYQNGNSFYDSFKFGIASGTATALKGQLCSVDDVKEILDKINIQQLALE is encoded by the coding sequence TTGATATATACGTTGACTCTTAATCCTGCTATTGATTATAAAATAGTTGTGGATGGGTTTCAGAAAGGATGCCTAAATCATGCTCTTTCGAGTAACTTTTTAGCTGGTGGTAAGGGAATAAATGTAAGTAGTGTACTTAAGAATTTTGAAACAGAAAGTATTGCTTGTGGGTTTTTGGGCGGATTTACTGGTGATTATATAAAGTGTTCTCTTGATTTAAGAGGAATAAAGAATGACTTTATTAAAATAGCTGAGCATACTAGAATAAATATTAAAATGATGTCAGATGGAGAAGAGACAGAGATTAATGGGAATTCACCTGCAATTCTTGAGAGCGATTTCAAATATTTGATTAAAATATTTAAGAATATAGATAAAGATATATTGATAATGTCTGGAAGTATTCCAACCTCGCTTGGGGCTAATGCATATAATGAGATCGCTAAGAATCTTTCTAGTAATGCCCAGTTAATTATTGATACTAGTGGAATTGCCCTGCAGAAAGCTGTAGAGCTTAAACCTTTTTTAATAAAGCCAAATATTCATGAACTTGAGGAACTCTTAGGTATCAAGTTAAGCTCTAGGCAGGATGTAGTTAAGGGTGGATATAGCCTTATAGAGAGGGGTGTTCAAAATATTATAGTGTCAATGGGAGGTGATGGGGCTGTTTTTATAAGTGATAAAGAAACTTATATAGCAAGTGTTCCAAAAATTAATTCGATTAGTACTATTGGAGCGGGAGATTCTGTTGTTGCTGGATTTGTACATGCTTATCAAAATGGGAATTCTTTTTATGATTCTTTTAAATTTGGAATTGCATCAGGAACTGCAACAGCTCTTAAGGGGCAACTTTGCAGTGTTGATGATGTTAAAGAGATTCTTGATAAAATTAATATACAGCAGCTTGCTTTGGAATAG